In Brachyhypopomus gauderio isolate BG-103 unplaced genomic scaffold, BGAUD_0.2 sc333, whole genome shotgun sequence, the genomic stretch TTGGTTCAGTATTCTATCGTTTCCCATAATACATAATTAAAGCTGTCGATCGATAAAAAAAACGAATTAATTGCACAATATGCTGTGCTTAATTGCAATTGATCGCATTTTTCATTAAGACTGGTGCTTTTAGTAacatatttttaaatgtaaaataaaataatagttATAAGATCAACACAATGTACTTATATTCATATTCATGTATGTTTAGTTGAATTTTTTTCAACTTTTAACACAGATTATCTCTTGTGAACTATGTGCTATTTGAATTTCAGACAAAGTCAACATCAAATGTGCAAAAtataaagaacaagaaaagaaaaaagattaTTTCGGTAGGGTGTTTTTCGAGGGTGTAGGAGCCGTTTCATGCTGTGTGTATTTTGTTGGGCCACTAGAGGGCAAGGGGTAGTTTAAAGTTGGCTGAAACTCTCCAAGTACCCGTTACGGCAGAATTAAAAGTccaggggtggagctggatctagatccaactcctcccaccgtccatagtttcttttggtcggtccagggggtgggcggagctgcatctaatcctacgtgtcgcttacggtttccgaccaggaaatagaaatccaataaattcaccctttttaccgtttaaagatcaaaataacacaatacgtttttttaagtttacaagaaaacgtaaaagtggacaggaataatgatctgtgattgccaacataataaagtgcagtacatttcttaaatatgtaccatttcatttttttacctttaataaaattacttttttcgttaggacggtacacttcaggtgtgcagaatggacagtggtatttactgcaacatgtaatgcactgcacaactgaaagcgtctgtccttttttcaaaaccgTGATATGCAGATGGGcggaaaaatataaatagcattatattagttgtgaagtttttcagtgaactggttaatgaggatcatggccgttacatgcacgcACTACTGAATAACAATCCCCATCAAAGTGTCCATGCGGTACCGAACAGCACTACagtaactacagcaaacacGAATTAATTTAACcgtttatgtccaatatgaagaacacaacatacataagtatttaatatctgtattctgtttagctaaccgttcgtcttctaacatcagtttttaccgTCACTTACTTAGACACCTAGATTAGATAAACTTAACAGTGGCTGTTCGTGCAAACAGAAATAGTCAGATTTAGTATAGGTCTAatcaccaaaggaaactagttaCTAGCATTAGCGAGATGAAAATTGGTTTATTATTAACCTACTTTCACATTCGTGATTGTTCACAACGGCATgtgagtaaataagaatagcAATTTAGGACGACAACGGTGATTTGGaatggctgatctgatacaACTCTTCGTAGTGCAATTACTTCACACCAATGAAGACAcgatggtgggaggagttggatctaagatccagctccaccccctggacttttgcttctgcagcgacgggtatcTCTGATACAGAGGCGATATGTCAAAAATGAATTACTTCGGTGATAATTAAATTCTGCTTTGCAATCTGTGCAAACTACTTTTGTTTTCAGGAATACTTTCAATCTAAAACTCTATCCTTGTCTTTATCTATCTTTATCCAGTATTATCTGGTTAGGCGGTaaacctcaggtcacaggtaagCTTTCCACAGGAAGAAAATGCCCAGCTGTGTTAATCACGTTTTTTAAAACCGTTATTTCGAATTAATTGCTACAAATAATGCCTTAATATTGACGGCACTATACATAATATATAATTTTCTCTTTTgtcataaaaaaattatatataaaaaaaataatgtttCTGCTGTTGCAGTGCTGATGTTACTCAAATTTGAATTACTTTTTGTAAATTTCAGTCCCTGTTGTCCAGTTAAGTGACAATTATCAGATCATCGCTACAGGCTTAAACATTTTTCTCAGGCTGGGTCTGGTATTCCATCCTCTTGTTTTGGCAAACTTGAAAGCATTTCCAAAAAGGTCAGGGAATAAGGTCATCAGGTTTGTTTTCTCTGCATCCTCAGAGCTAGAAATGAAAAATCAGGAAGAAATTAAAATGTCTGTGGTCTGATCACATCATTGTCtgatcacaaatcacattattGGTGGACATTATGTTTCTATCTGCAACTCACTAGTGCTCGTGCATATTCCGTATGAATCGCAGCAGCCCGAGTGTGTTCTCCGGGTAGGGCTTTTTCTTACTATCCATTTTTTGTACAAGCTCAGAGGGAAACTGTggaagttaaacacattcattAAAACAAGTACTCAGTATTAAGGGTATAGCTTTAGAAAACAGTTAATATGGCTGATTTTTCTCATAAAATAAACTAGTGAAAAATATATAACCCATGCTCCAAGTTCGTAGAAAATATGGCCATATCCGAGAAACCTAATTTAAGCCAGTGTTAAACAGTGCAAGAAACACTTATTGAGAAGACTCACTTTTGCTTTCCAGTCTGAGAAGGATTTCCCAACTGTAATTTCCTCTAGATTATTAAGGAGTTCTTCATCAGCCTGGCGGCAGTTCTCTACGTCAGTCATATTCCCcagtttttttaaatattccacTCTCCTGAGGACataaaaaaatgaagaaaaatacACCATATAAAACTCATTAAAATTTATATTTGAAAACAAGAGGACCCAATAACTCTTTAAACTGTGTCCTACATGTCATCTGTCCAAAAGAAGGGGTGGGCAAGGGTCTCCTCAACTTTAGGCCTCTTGCTTTGATCGTGATTGATCATCCACTCCACCAGATCCTTTTCCACCTCATCCGTCAGGTGTTCCAGGGAATACTTCCCAGAAAAAATGTTACTCTCACAAAACACACCTTTACCAAAAGGATGGTGTCCACCAGAGAGGATGTAATACACTAACATTCCTGCAACCTAAAACAAGTGTAACCATTagtataaatttttttttccttagaACTTCAACATTATCAGTATTTGATTCAGTGATATACAGAACCTGGATGTCAGAACTCCTCTTGTACCCACTGTTACTGTCCTCTTCAATAGCCTCTCTAGCTTTCCAGCACTTTGTTCCAGCAGGACTAGTGCGCAAAGTTGTTTGACCCACGTTCAGCCTCCGACTTATGCCAAAATCAGCTAATCTTGCCTTTCCAGTTATATCTGAAAAATTAAAGAGAGAACTTTAGAATACTCTTAAAAAGGTTACATCACTGAAACATTGTATTGCTTCAATATTCATAAACAGGTTTAAGGAGCAATAGGCATGACTCCTACCTATCAAAACATTCTGGGGTTTGATGTCCCGATGGAGCACTTTGGTATCTTGACTGTGAAGAACTTCAAGGCTACATAGCACCTCTTTTACAATTTTCTTCAGGACAGCTTGCTGCTGAAAGCGGTTTTCTGGCAGGTGTTTTGGGATATATTCCTCCAGTGTGTATTCACAAAGCTGAAGGACAAGATATCCAAAATTCTCATCTTCCGCAAAGTCCACATATCTAACGATACAAGGATTGTCAAGCTTTGGAAGACGTAAAAATTCCTCCTCATTTTTGAGATCTTGATAGTTAGATTTGAGCATTCTTTTGACGGCTACCTCTGTGCCATCATCCCTCAAGCCAAGATAAACTTCAGTTCCATCACTTCCTTTTGCTATCTGGAATTCAGGGCTAACACAAAGAGTAAGATTCTTCAATCTATAAACCTTACTTGCATCTATATTAGCAAGAAGCTCCAACTTGCTCCTCCAGCGTTGGCTGATGGGATACCATTTTCTCGGTATTGGAGGGTTCTCTGTGAATGGCTGTACGCCGGAATTTGACTCCTCAACTGATGTCATGGCAGCATCTGAATCCGCATGATCTTTAGTTCCTGGTCCAACATCTTTTGATGTCTCTTGTTGGGCTTCTTTCAACTTCTTctgcttcttctttttcttctttttcttgttctttAACTGCAGGGAATTCATTTCTTCACACAAACTATCTGATCTATTCAAGAGATTTGTATTCAGCTTTTGCAGTTTCTCTTTAATTACATCATCTGTCCTGATCTCTGCTGCATTAAGCACCCTGTCAGGAACTGAATGCAGTCCTAATGTACTAATGTGACTTGGTATAAACTCATAAAGGTCAGCAAACAGACGGTAAGTCAGAATGCTAACATTTGGTGAATAATTTAAATGGGTGAGAAGCATAAGACCACTGCACAACTCCTTCAGTCCAGGAATACTAAGAGCATCAGTGCCTTCTTTGTGCTTTGAGGACTTCTCCAGTGTAACACAGAGGATGCTTAGAACTATCTCATTGAATACAGCTGCATTAGGGCTGCCAATGGACAGGAGACTTTTCATCAAAATATGTGCAAACTCATTAAATACTTGGGGAGATGTTTTTTTCATCATGCAAATGACTGCACGTAAAGTGTTCAGTGCACATAAACGATTGTCTTGAGGAATTATGGGAAAGCGTTTCATGAATCCCTGAATGTAGATGTCTATGTTCTTGGAGTCCTTCAGCCACTTGATGCTACTTTGGCGATATTGTTCTGAAGTTGGGCCCACAACATTGAAAGACACCTCAAATAGTGTTAAATGGTTTAAACgatgttcaattaaaaaatgctTCTTAAAGAGGTCAAAAACCTCTGGCTGGGCTTTCTTGCGAACATCagaagtgaaataaaaaaatatcctGGATTTCTCAAAAGCTTCGTTCCCTGGAGGTAAATGACGAATAACATTCTCTACTTTATTGTCAAAATCTGGGTTTACTCCATAATTTCGTTCTATATGAGCACCAGCGTCTATAAGTGCTTTGACCATATCCTGCCTGTCATTTCTGGCTGCAAATTGCAATGGTGAAGTCATCTGTACTGCATGGCCATCTGGATTGGCTTTTGCTGCAAGTAATCttcccacaacactcagtggtACTCCCGGCATACATGTGGCATAGTGCAGAGAGGTCAGTGCTTTTGTTGAGAGTACATTGGGGTCAGCACCCTGCTCCAGCAGAAAACTGCAAATCTCCTCTAGTCCACAAGCAGCTGCAGCTGTCAGCAGGGTCACATGA encodes the following:
- the LOC143504806 gene encoding uncharacterized protein LOC143504806; its protein translation is MEFQINVAVPLPVAVPEPKTTDPLIQCIANNNRKKLKKRIRGININGLYPSTQWGDHVTLLTAAAACGLEEICSFLLEQGADPNVLSTKALTSLHYATCMPGVPLSVVGRLLAAKANPDGHAVQMTSPLQFAARNDRQDMVKALIDAGAHIERNYGVNPDFDNKVENVIRHLPPGNEAFEKSRIFFYFTSDVRKKAQPEVFDLFKKHFLIEHRLNHLTLFEVSFNVVGPTSEQYRQSSIKWLKDSKNIDIYIQGFMKRFPIIPQDNRLCALNTLRAVICMMKKTSPQVFNEFAHILMKSLLSIGSPNAAVFNEIVLSILCVTLEKSSKHKEGTDALSIPGLKELCSGLMLLTHLNYSPNVSILTYRLFADLYEFIPSHISTLGLHSVPDRVLNAAEIRTDDVIKEKLQKLNTNLLNRSDSLCEEMNSLQLKNKKKKKKKKQKKLKEAQQETSKDVGPGTKDHADSDAAMTSVEESNSGVQPFTENPPIPRKWYPISQRWRSKLELLANIDASKVYRLKNLTLCVSPEFQIAKGSDGTEVYLGLRDDGTEVAVKRMLKSNYQDLKNEEEFLRLPKLDNPCIVRYVDFAEDENFGYLVLQLCEYTLEEYIPKHLPENRFQQQAVLKKIVKEVLCSLEVLHSQDTKVLHRDIKPQNVLIDITGKARLADFGISRRLNVGQTTLRTSPAGTKCWKAREAIEEDSNSGYKRSSDIQVAGMLVYYILSGGHHPFGKGVFCESNIFSGKYSLEHLTDEVEKDLVEWMINHDQSKRPKVEETLAHPFFWTDDMRVEYLKKLGNMTDVENCRQADEELLNNLEEITVGKSFSDWKAKFPSELVQKMDSKKKPYPENTLGLLRFIRNMHEHYSEDAEKTNLMTLFPDLFGNAFKFAKTRGWNTRPSLRKMFKPVAMI